A window of Candidatus Alcyoniella australis contains these coding sequences:
- a CDS encoding Stp1/IreP family PP2C-type Ser/Thr phosphatase, which produces METYGLTHPGNRRETNEDAVLINDNIGLLVLADGMGGHAAGDVASQIAVEVINDALEAALADVGPSEDESYYVGSLRAAIRRANAAIHEQGQSEASTRGMGSTAVAVLIVGLRLYVAHVGDSRCYLYDDGKFTQITRDHSKVQELVDAGQLTADEARNHALSNLLTRSLGPYAEVEVDVTTHDWNETRLLLLCSDGLNSELSDAQIRQSLETYADIKDKCRALVGQALEGRANDNVSLLIGQGERFAPQAKQAPEKLVDLTPDHEVNDESRTGTPAPATNRTPAPAAGPQDEPEPEFTPRPGSRRGLQLPKTLLGSARRPTSRLQIALIAGAIVLVLIALLLIPIFCDDSGSPATGADQQGQTTSDAQAGPTHYYLLFKDDALSMAQGSSPESAAAIEGSDVLVWDNISLVIRGRGFTPSQGGLFFKSLDTMPQLTQEALQIYSSVIAHALSLKTADGLVLAFTTLIAVKQNPLLTRIDSQAVHRLELETFSKSLPVIDEVLKSEYEIGSAWIRRTDRIFELADHAFELEGERMGQYRSRKGDYHYYQGLYYASQNINDRALLKFQDARQLGTSFPDVGAKIEELESQSSN; this is translated from the coding sequence ATGGAGACCTACGGACTAACACACCCGGGAAACCGGCGCGAGACCAACGAAGACGCGGTCTTGATCAACGATAACATCGGCCTGTTGGTGCTCGCCGACGGGATGGGCGGTCATGCGGCCGGCGACGTGGCCAGCCAAATCGCCGTGGAAGTGATCAATGACGCGCTCGAGGCTGCGTTGGCCGACGTCGGCCCGAGTGAGGACGAGTCGTACTACGTCGGCTCGCTGCGCGCCGCGATCAGGCGCGCCAATGCGGCGATCCACGAACAGGGGCAGTCCGAGGCCTCCACTCGCGGCATGGGCTCCACAGCCGTAGCCGTTCTGATTGTCGGCCTCCGGCTATATGTGGCGCACGTGGGCGACAGCCGCTGCTACCTGTACGACGACGGCAAATTTACGCAGATCACACGCGATCACTCCAAGGTCCAGGAACTGGTCGACGCCGGGCAACTCACCGCGGACGAGGCGCGCAACCACGCGCTGTCCAACCTGCTGACGCGCTCCCTGGGTCCCTACGCCGAGGTCGAGGTCGACGTTACGACCCACGATTGGAACGAGACGCGCCTGCTGCTGCTGTGCTCCGATGGCCTGAACTCCGAGCTGAGCGACGCCCAGATCCGCCAGTCGCTGGAGACCTACGCCGACATCAAGGACAAATGCCGCGCGCTGGTGGGCCAGGCGCTCGAGGGTCGTGCCAACGACAACGTTTCGCTGCTGATCGGCCAAGGCGAGCGCTTCGCTCCCCAGGCCAAGCAGGCACCGGAAAAACTGGTCGACCTCACGCCGGACCACGAGGTCAACGACGAATCGCGCACCGGCACTCCCGCGCCCGCCACCAACCGCACTCCAGCGCCCGCCGCTGGTCCGCAGGACGAGCCCGAGCCGGAGTTCACGCCGCGGCCGGGCAGCCGTCGCGGCCTGCAACTACCCAAGACGCTGCTGGGCTCCGCACGCCGTCCGACCAGCCGCCTGCAGATCGCGCTGATCGCCGGGGCGATCGTGCTGGTGCTGATCGCGTTACTGTTGATCCCGATCTTCTGTGACGACTCCGGCTCGCCCGCGACCGGCGCCGACCAACAGGGCCAAACCACGAGCGACGCGCAGGCCGGTCCGACGCATTACTATCTGCTGTTCAAGGACGACGCGCTGAGCATGGCCCAAGGCAGCTCGCCGGAAAGCGCCGCTGCAATCGAGGGCAGCGACGTGCTGGTCTGGGACAACATCAGCCTGGTGATCCGCGGTCGCGGCTTCACTCCCTCCCAGGGTGGGCTGTTCTTCAAATCGCTGGACACGATGCCTCAGCTGACGCAGGAAGCGCTGCAAATCTACTCCAGCGTGATCGCTCACGCGTTGAGCCTCAAGACGGCCGACGGCCTGGTGCTGGCCTTCACCACCCTGATTGCGGTCAAGCAAAATCCGCTGCTGACCCGCATCGATTCCCAGGCCGTACACCGCCTCGAACTCGAAACCTTTTCCAAGTCGCTGCCCGTAATCGACGAGGTGCTCAAATCCGAGTACGAGATCGGCAGCGCCTGGATCAGACGCACCGACCGAATCTTTGAGCTGGCCGACCACGCCTTCGAACTCGAGGGCGAGCGCATGGGCCAGTATCGCTCACGCAAGGGCGACTACCATTACTACCAGGGGCTATACTACGCCTCGCAAAACATCAACGACCGCGCGTTGCTCAAATTTCAAGACGCGCGCCAATTAGGCACGAGCTTCCCCGACGTGGGCGCAAAAATCGAGGAACTTGAGAGCCAGAGCTCCAACTAA